Below is a window of Pagrus major chromosome 21, Pma_NU_1.0 DNA.
TTTAAACCCAAGTGCTTGCTTTTATCATCAATTTTTAATCCACTTGGTTTGTTCTTACGTTCTGTGAAACCATAATTAAAACTCTGTATCCTGTATAAAAGTGTGTTCAAAGAAATGTAACCATTTTTTATCAAGTactgaaaaaacaacttcaGCTCATATTGTACAACACCCTCTAACAAATCATGCATAATATCAACAGCAAAAttctcagtgctatgaaaataCTCCAATGTATTGAGGACACAAGACTTTTTAACACCATAAACTGAAGGTAGAGCAGGTTCTTCACTTAGTGCATTACAGTGCTCAATGTGAAGCGCTTTGAAGCGCAGAACAAGTCCAGGATTGTCCTCATTGAATACAGACTGAATTTCTTCCTTGGTTGTCAGACAAAACCTACACCAGTGTGTTGCACTAAAAGACTCAACAAACCCTAGCAAGCTATTCAAAGCAAGATTATCTCCAGTCACCTGAATTATAGAACCAAACAATGAGTCTTGAATACATGGAATTTGGATTCCCTTTGTCTCTAAAatttttaaatcatcaattAGGGGCTTTAAAATTGCATCAAAACCGTATTTCTTCAAATCTTCCGTATAAAATAGAGCTGCAAGATGCACATTCATTAATACAGAGTTCAATTTTGGTGGGagattttttaaagtaaaataaatacacccCAGTTTGTGAACACCTTTCTTGGAACCTAATGGGTTGGCTGTCGTCATAATAGAGCAAAATTTGTAGAGCATACCTGTTTTGAGAAAAGAGAGGATGGTTCTGGAAATATGACCCATCATTTATGTCCTTATATATTCCCTTTTGACTATGTTTatcttgaaaaaaacattcccttatctcatcatttttgaaaatggaCTTTAGTGTGCCTAAGATAGGTACATACATGAACTTGTCTGTCACAGGGATCTGGCTATAGACACCTGAAGTTCTACTTCTACGCGCATCCAGTCTCACACCAAGGACAAATTCTTTGGGCTCAACTATTTCCCATTTTtcattataatatttttgtctctttgtctccgtgttaaatgttgaaaaaggaTTGTCTAACTGATTTAAAGTATGCTctattttattataaatttctgactttttggtTTCAGGAGAAAATGTTTGGAGAACAGCTTCTCGTGCTTGACTTTGAACATCACTGACCACTTCCTCCATTGAACAAACTATTGTTTGGACAGTGCTTTCAGAGAGACCACTGGCTTGTAAATGTGCCACAATGGAGCCACACATGCTAGCAAGAGGTTTCTGTGTGACAACAGGAGGGACTTGCGACATGGATGCAGAGGTTGTTGGCTGATCACTTAAAAATCCCACCTCAGAATGTATCTGTGATGCCACTTCCTGGGGTGTATTGATCTGTTCATCACACGAGAGCTTATGTACATTGTTTAGATGCTTTCTTAAGCCACTATACGTACAAAAAGATGAAGCACACCCTTGCTCTCCACATTTTAAACGCAAGTTCTTGGCTGGATATAGTCCATGGTGAAACTTCAAATGCTTACAAAGAACTGAACAAGTTTGGTGGTGCGTTttgcaaacaaaacatgtgaacattttttagGCAAATCTGCACTCAAAATATGAGTTGTGGCCTTTCAACACTCACGCAATAGTCGTGCTCTCAGCTCCTTGACTCGCGGGGTTTCCTTTGCTTTTCCAACATCAATATTGTACACCGTGGTCTGAATGAAGGTGTAGAAGCTGGTGAGCGCTTCATCGTAAGAGAGGCTGAAGACGTAGTGAGCTTTGAATAGCTCATCAAAAGCAGCTACCGTTGTCTGAGCATTGCTTGGGATCGGTTTCTGGTCCACAATAATGAAGAacctctgtgttttcttcttttgctcaccgatgcagaggaggaaaggCTGTCTTGTATCCACTTTCTCCAGGAATGTGGTGAGGCTTGCACCCTCCTGTAGTTTGAATGACAAAACATCAAGAATTAGTCTTACAGTCCTATATTAACTTGCAAACAAACTTATTTCACACATCTGCTAGCTAACAGAAAGTGCTTTTGGTCGTACAACATATCTGAAGGTACATACTTTGAGAAATCTTACAAGATGGTGGGCTGCCTGTGCTGAGCTGATCTTGGCTGTTCTTTTATGGCCTCTTGATATAGGGGGCAGGAGATGCaacaacaggaggagagctgaaATATGACTATCCCAGCCTTGGGAAAAAAGTAGagaattaattaataaattacttCTTGCTTAGTGTGCATGTTATTTATTCAAAAATATACAATCAAAAGATATTAATATTTACCGAAGTCATTCTCTGCTTCAGGGTCCAAGGCTGCAAGAAGTTCCTCAACATACTGATTTGGGGGAAGACTCTGGCATTCTTTGATGactttttgcttgaaaaatgaaggCCACTTTGCTAGGAATTTCCCAGATACTTCATCTCCAAACATCATGGAAAAATCTTGGTCGATctgtaaaacagaaacacaatgtaCATAGTACATGTCAAAACAAGATTGCATCTCATTTTGAGGGATTTggctttgaaataaaataaaataccatgCGACAATCTATATACTTACCAATCCAGGGACATCAAGGAAACGAGGGAAAACATCCAAGACTGAAGATGTTGCATCATGGTCATGAACAAGCTTCTGTCTATGATCAAAGGTGGCCCTCATCTTTTCTTTAACCACAGAATGATCTGTAGAGTATCTGATGACAGAGAGAGCCTCGCTACACTCTTCAGCAAAGAGCTGTTGACCAGTTAACAGTGATTCTCGATAGGTTGTTGGACTGTCCTGCAAATCAGGCCTGGAAAGCCTGTTTGATCCATCGAAGCTGTTGCGTTGGACTGTTTTGAGTCTCCAAGCAAGGTAGCCAGTGTTGGCCTCTGGATCATAGTAATGTTCCTGTTCACATAAGCAcagacatgtacacacacttacacatctGACATCAACGCAACCAAACACTAATCAAATATTAAGCAATACTAAGttctacaaaaacacagatttggTCTTCAAAGATACTCTAAAACTTACATATCCATTTTTTGAGTACGGATCTTGCAGATATGGAAAGAGGGTCACAATTCCAAGTGCATAGGTGGTCCGCACACTCGTGGGTGGAATTctccttttaaaagaaaaaatatgttacATTTACATCCAATATAAGCTCACAATCATTGATCATTTCTAAGACTTCTTACCCATATGATTCAGTCATATCTGCGATCAAAATGTTGACCATCTGTCTACGGGTTGAATCCgacagcattttcattttgttatattCTTTGAAGATTTCTTCTCCCTTTGGATTTGATCTCAGGGCCGCTTCAACCTTCTGCAAAGACAATTTTGAAATATCAGTAGCTTCTGTAAAATTCATTTTAGATTGACTTTGAACAATTACCTGGTACGAGGTGCATGATAATAGTTTAAGTGCTAGTAATGTAGTCTTGATAATCTTCAAATGTAATATACAGttcaaaatgtgatgtttcattGTTTCACCTGTCTTGCTTCATCACGGTCCAGGTCACGCAGGCCCCTTTTCCTGTTCTTAGTAGATGGCAGAATGATAGTCGAatctgaagagacagaagaagctGGTGATCCTGGTGTGTCTGGTCTTGACACAGGTGTTGCTGGCAATGGTACCGGTGACACTGATAGGTCTGACAGAACTGAGGATTGCATTTCCTCATCCACGAGACATATGTCGAgatctaaaaatgtaaaaaaagaaaaggaacatTTCCATATAATGATTAATGAGAAGTATTGAAAATGTCTTATCTAAAATATATCTAAAAttaaatgaagtaaaataatatttcagGTCAGGATACTTAAAATAAGGTCAGAGTTTAATACACTTTTTGGAAAATGCAAGAAACTGCGTTAAGAACATATTCAAAACCATTTCTAAAATAAGCTCTCATTGATTATCATCCATTTGGATAACCTTACTTGATACTGGGTACTGAATGCATCCAATCTTGAAACTTTGAATCCCAGACTTTATCAGTTCATCAAACGCATCTGCATCGACCTCGGTACCAGATGTATCGGTCAAACTGAGGACTCCTTCATCCAACTGAGCCTGCAGGCTAAATTTGTCTGTGACTAGGagaatacaaagaaaaataacaatgagCTATAACAAACTGTTTGGATTTTACCTTTACTAAGTGATTACTTTGTTGAGTTTAAAATATATATGGATACAGACCAGCTTGAAGAAACTGTAAGAAATCAAAATTTTCCTCCATTTGTGGAACTTTGATGTACTTTTGGACTCCTCTATATTCAACTTTGGCCAGCATTTTCTGTAAGATATGTATAAACAAATCAACATGCACATTTCTATGGCACATTTAAGAGCCATTTAATAGTAGTCAGTGGAAACTAATGTCATGCAACTTCTGCATATTAACCATCTTACCACAAGAGAAGTCAGGCGATGACATCAATGCATCTGATTTGGCAGGAACCTTGAACACACTAATATTTTTGTTATGAATATGAGATCACGATTGTTAAACACTAGTGCTGTATTTTGATATATTACATGAATGCCTATGCATCTGAGACCTCATCCTTCATAACCAAATCACTTCAGCTCCATTGTGAATGAGAGTGTTGACCTCATTAAGCTGTTTTACATCTGAACTGACAATGTTAATGGGACGGATCAATACTGTCCCATGTTGATTCAAAACGGGATGCGCTAACGTCGTGTAAATTAACAATGTAGATTTCATCCCCAGTTTTAACAATCTGCAAACTGTTTCCCGGCATAAGCAAGCACGGAGTTGCACGATGCTGCCCGCCCGAACAAGTCCACATATAACGTTACGAGCAAGACAGATATAAAATTAACCTGTGGTTATTTTCACAAGTTGCTGCCGATTGTCCCGGCgattttttaatgaacaaaGGGCACGCTAGTTAGCTTACCTGGCTAGTTAACGAGTCAACGCTAGCTAATGCCAAGCAAAGCCTTCATCCGAAATACTAACAAATTAGCATGGTGTTGCTTATTTTATTAAACAActcgaaaagaaaaaaacccctgCAAAGTTGCAGACTCATCATTTCCATCAAATGTAGCATCGTGGCGAACCAAGATGACATTAACATTACAGTAACGTACATTTGTCAACACAACTTGCGGTGGCGTGGTCACAACTACTTTaccatgaaacaaaaaaatgaccaaaagaAATTATGCATACCAAACtcataatatttttaatttaggCTACTTACCGAACAACGCACAGGTTAAGATGAGCACCGAAATCGCGGTCGCGGcttggaaacagacagacatggctCCTCCGTCGGTCACGGTGTAGATAATGGAGGCGGGGTCACGGTGACTTAACACTTAAAGTGTCAAAGTCACGTTCAGAGTTGCAGAGTTGACAAAGCAGTGTTGAAGTCTATTATTATGACACTTAAAGTGTCAATATAAAACAactctttgtttttacactaaCTCTATGTCAGTAGAGAGTTGAATATGAGGAATTTTACTCTATTCAGAGTAAAATTAACTCTACTTTCCTTAAAAAACCGTTGACACCAAAAAATTAACTCTTTAGAATTTGCTGTGTAACAATAACATTGAGTTTACAAGTGAACATAGAACGAATGTGGAAAGGCAGCTATATCATCTCCAAATAATTTAGTAAAGAAATATACTTACATCCTTGTCGAGACTCTCCATTAAGGATGTCATTTCTTTAGTTTCCTCGAAGCGCTTCGACCTGAATAACTGAAGGAGTTTATGCAGATGGCTGTCCAGACCCTCATAGAATGAATTGATGTCCATCGACATGAGCCTGGTGAATTCCTTGACAATCTATATGAAGAAGTGACATTATAGAATTTTAGTTCAAGTTAAAAGTGACCTaaattttcacatttcagcAAGCTGCCCAGACATATTTGGTATTGCACAAGCCTATAGATGTGAAACCACTTTTTCAATTAAACATGCAATATACGAAATATTACTACTTTGTCATGCTTGTTGCTACAGCACATAAGATTTTGTGTTGGTAAAATTCAAAGCACTGAAAGCCAGCAAAAACGTACACACTTTACCTATCTTTCAAAAAGCGCAGGCCATCTGACTTTCATTTCGGCCACAGGTGGCTCGTCTTCAACGATCTCCTGTCTTCTCAATGCATATGTGGTGTTCATTGCATCATCAATGTAGGCCAGGTTTGGGGTTGTTTTTCTCATCTCCTGGACCATCTTTTCTCGATCTTCTTCAAGACTTCTGCTGTCTCTTCCCTGGGGGAGATCTGGAAGGAAGTTTGTTTCAGACCGTCAGGGTTTCTTCACTTTGTTTCTCTTCCCTCGTGTGTCCCCAGGACCTCTTTTCTCAGAATTAACCTTCAGTTCTCGACAGCCTGCGCCTTTCAATTTCTGCCTGTAATTGCCCATCTTGAACTTTATACTGTGTTTCCATCCATGCCATCCAGATGTGGAGCCAGGTTCTTTAAGGCAGGTGTGTTTTTCAACAAGT
It encodes the following:
- the LOC141016465 gene encoding uncharacterized protein codes for the protein MLAKVEYRGVQKYIKVPQMEENFDFLQFLQAVTDKFSLQAQLDEGVLSLTDTSGTEVDADAFDELIKSGIQSFKIGCIQYPVSNLDICLVDEEMQSSVLSDLSVSPVPLPATPVSRPDTPGSPASSVSSDSTIILPSTKNRKRGLRDLDRDEARQKVEAALRSNPKGEEIFKEYNKMKMLSDSTRRQMVNILIADMTESYGRIPPTSVRTTYALGIVTLFPYLQDPYSKNGYEHYYDPEANTGYLAWRLKTVQRNSFDGSNRLSRPDLQDSPTTYRESLLTGQQLFAEECSEALSVIRYSTDHSVVKEKMRATFDHRQKLVHDHDATSSVLDVFPRFLDVPGLIDQDFSMMFGDEVSGKFLAKWPSFFKQKVIKECQSLPPNQYVEELLAALDPEAENDFGKY